The genomic window GAGGATGCCGATATCCGGGCCGCCCGGAATTTCCGGATGGCGGCCGAGCGGCAGGGCGTGAATCGCATCATCTACCTCGGCGGACTAGGCGACACGCAAACCACGCTCTCGCCCCACCTCGCCAGTCGGTCGCAAGTGGCCGAGGAGTTCAGCAAGGGCCAGGTGCCGACCACCATCCTGCGTGCCGCCATCATCATTGGTTCCGGAAGCGCCTCCTATGAAATGATCAACCACCTGGTTCGCAGGATCCCCGTTTTTCTGGTGCCGGCCTGGGCCAAGACCCGGTGCCAACCCATCGGCCTGCGCGATGTAATCAAATATTTGGTCGGCGTGCTCGAGTTGACGGAAACAGCAGGGCATTCATACGACATCGGGGGCTCCGATATCCTGACCTATGAGGAAATGCTGAAGATGCATGCCGGCATCCTTGGGAAAAAACGGGCGTTCGTCCCGTCCCCAATTTCTAGCATCGGTTTCTATTCCTACATAACCAGTTTGCTCACCCCGGTGCCGGCGGCCATCACCTGGTGCCTGATGGAAAGCGTGACCCACGATGTGGTCTGTGGGGAAAATGATATCGTCGATCTCATCCCGTTTCGTCGCATTTCCTGCAAAGAGGCGCTCGTGCTGGCGCTTTCGCGCGAGGAGCAGGATTCCGTTTCAACGCGGTGGTCGGATAGCTATCCGCCGGACTACGAGCTGGCCATCAAGTTAAGCGAAATCGAGGGGGTGCCGACCTACACCAGCTCCTATTCACTCGTCACGAGCAAAACCGCCGAGGCACTCTTTAAATCCATTACCCACATTGGCGGGCGCAATGGCTGGTTCCACAGCACATTCCTGTGGCGCATCCGCGGAGCGATCGACCGGTTGCTCCGGGGCGTGGGCACCACGCGCGGCCGGCGCAGCGCCTCGGGACTGCGCGTGAACGACGTGGTTGATTTTTGGCGCGTCGAAGAGATCCATTACCATAGGCAATTGCTTCTGCGAGCCGAAATGAAGGTGCCCGGCTATGCATGGCTGGAGTTTCGTGTTGATCCCGTGTCGGGGGAAAAGAACCGGCTCTCCGTGAATGCCTACTACAAGACCAAGGGACTTTGGGGGCGCACCTATTGGTATATTTTCCTGCCGTTCCACCACTTCATTTTTGAAGACCTCATCAAGCAGATCGAACGGCGCGGTTGATGGAAGGCCTCTCCGAACCATTTCGCGAAAGGGTGGTGCGGCTATGCGGTGGCAATTTCGAGTAAAACCCCGGCGAACGGATGGGCTGGCGTTTTCAGGCTGTAAAGGGAGTCTTCCTGGAAAACCACATCGCGTCTGGTGAGTTTCCGTAAATGGCGATGGAGAGCCGGATGCGGGATGTCCGTCTCGATGAGCAGTCCTCGCAGCGACCGGACGCCGTGCCTAAGAACACGAACAATCTCAATACGCCGCCGGTTGGTGAAAGCCGTTGCGCAATGGATGATTTGCCCGTTGCTCATGCCGGCGGAAAAGGCGGCCTCAAGCGCCTCCAGGATTTCCGGTGCGTTATCCACATGGGGGTTGGCTTGCGCGGAATAAAAAACATATTTGCCCGCTTGCCGGGAGGTGATGAGTCCGCGTGCATTGATGGCGCGTAAATTGGTGCTGGCAACTCCCTTGGAAACATGGATCGCTTCGGCGAGGCCGGACACGGTGCACTCGGGGTGGGAGATCAGGGCTCGTAGCAAGGTCAATCGCGTTGGCTGGGCAATCACC from Pontiella desulfatans includes these protein-coding regions:
- a CDS encoding SDR family oxidoreductase, coding for MAENLEELVSAELPTEPCPDMGRVLVAGATGYIGGRLVPELIGRGYKVRVMVRAESPEHEDRWPDAEVAVADALIEDEVSEALEGVDTAYYLIHSMLIGLHKFEDADIRAARNFRMAAERQGVNRIIYLGGLGDTQTTLSPHLASRSQVAEEFSKGQVPTTILRAAIIIGSGSASYEMINHLVRRIPVFLVPAWAKTRCQPIGLRDVIKYLVGVLELTETAGHSYDIGGSDILTYEEMLKMHAGILGKKRAFVPSPISSIGFYSYITSLLTPVPAAITWCLMESVTHDVVCGENDIVDLIPFRRISCKEALVLALSREEQDSVSTRWSDSYPPDYELAIKLSEIEGVPTYTSSYSLVTSKTAEALFKSITHIGGRNGWFHSTFLWRIRGAIDRLLRGVGTTRGRRSASGLRVNDVVDFWRVEEIHYHRQLLLRAEMKVPGYAWLEFRVDPVSGEKNRLSVNAYYKTKGLWGRTYWYIFLPFHHFIFEDLIKQIERRG
- a CDS encoding ArsR family transcriptional regulator; protein product: MTLLRALISHPECTVSGLAEAIHVSKGVASTNLRAINARGLITSRQAGKYVFYSAQANPHVDNAPEILEALEAAFSAGMSNGQIIHCATAFTNRRRIEIVRVLRHGVRSLRGLLIETDIPHPALHRHLRKLTRRDVVFQEDSLYSLKTPAHPFAGVLLEIATA